The following proteins come from a genomic window of Corallococcus sp. NCRR:
- a CDS encoding FHA domain-containing protein: MRALLLSLLIRQHMALQEKFNAKYPHAWLVWEAGAWNVPEEQNVAATRLPMMDLRDCLPAGDALCFELMGVADRGPLKLGRASHNTFVVNDATVSREQLALHPTPDGGWKVERLAQSRPVTVNGEALEAEQPRLLRTGDELKVGDVRLTFHDAPSFHARIGRIAAQVLAQAAAPPQR; this comes from the coding sequence ATGCGAGCCCTGTTGCTCTCGCTGCTCATCCGGCAGCACATGGCACTCCAGGAGAAGTTCAACGCCAAGTACCCGCACGCGTGGCTGGTGTGGGAGGCGGGTGCGTGGAACGTCCCCGAGGAGCAGAACGTGGCGGCCACGCGGCTGCCCATGATGGACCTGCGCGACTGCCTGCCCGCGGGCGACGCGCTGTGCTTCGAGCTGATGGGGGTGGCGGACCGAGGCCCCCTGAAGCTGGGGCGCGCGTCGCACAACACCTTCGTCGTGAACGACGCCACGGTGTCGCGCGAGCAGCTCGCCCTGCACCCCACGCCGGACGGCGGCTGGAAGGTGGAGCGGCTGGCGCAGTCCCGACCGGTGACGGTGAACGGTGAAGCGCTGGAGGCGGAACAACCACGCCTGCTGCGAACGGGAGACGAGCTGAAGGTGGGCGACGTGCGCCTCACCTTCCACGACGCCCCGTCATTCCACGCGCGCATCGGCCGCATCGCCGCGCAGGTGCTGGCGCAGGCCGCCGCACCGCCGCAGCGCTGA
- a CDS encoding host attachment protein, translated as MADKRLWILVANASRARLFATDAKAEKWDLIEQFQHDESRAKPVDLFNQADNPNAGTLHRPVPENEPNGRRELEHERFARELSARLDRGVDTHAFDQVVIAAPPGFLGMLRGLLSTRVKQRVRLDLDADYSNLPARDLPDRVPVL; from the coding sequence ATGGCGGACAAGAGGCTCTGGATCCTGGTGGCCAACGCGAGTCGCGCCCGGCTCTTCGCCACGGATGCGAAGGCGGAGAAGTGGGACCTCATCGAGCAGTTCCAACATGACGAGAGCCGAGCCAAGCCCGTCGACCTGTTCAACCAGGCGGACAATCCCAACGCGGGCACGCTGCACCGCCCGGTGCCGGAGAACGAGCCCAACGGCCGACGGGAGCTGGAGCACGAGCGCTTCGCGCGGGAGCTGTCCGCCCGCCTGGACCGGGGCGTGGACACGCACGCGTTCGACCAGGTGGTCATCGCGGCGCCGCCAGGGTTCCTGGGCATGCTCCGGGGGCTCCTGAGCACGCGCGTGAAGCAGCGGGTGCGGCTGGACCTGGACGCGGATTACTCCAACCTGCCCGCTCGGGACCTGCCTGACCGGGTGCCGGTGCTCTAG
- a CDS encoding serine/threonine-protein kinase, with amino-acid sequence MITRNPSSTVSRFLDAHLRRDAQARELSVARFMSILSAICVVVAAALGPAMGWDLTLALMGLSTVLSGYYGCMWWVLRSGAFHPAIPWLNVFIEVSIPAVVLAFDLHFKGPVYALTAPTLVIWGTLVTLAGLRSNPRLGLAAGALVAAEYLALYFGFVRPLLPEEPLVTLGPLFICVRAFFFVATGALTATLARHFLERTRSALAALREQEVMGKYVLHERVGAGGMAEVYRATYSPEGGFEKQVALKRILPSYADDAAFVTMFRREAELCSSLYHPNIVQVFDLGRHGGTYFLAMEYVDGLPLSALLKPRDRRPLPLSAATFLAAELASALDYLHRRTSADGVPLRLVHRDLNPPNILVSRIGEVKLSDFGIARDAARANLTVAGSVRGKLGYMAPEQAMGHDIDGRADLFALGLTLHEALTGRRALSGHSEEVLLRAAVDQEVVPPSQLNPAVPLALDLIVMQLLQKDPAKRTPNGATLRQQLLALEGPAAPFPHGQGELGRVAREAKTLAEQLKQETVETAAQGKQPLARMA; translated from the coding sequence ATGATTACCCGGAATCCATCCAGCACCGTGTCGCGCTTCCTGGACGCGCACCTGCGCCGTGACGCGCAGGCCCGTGAGCTGTCCGTGGCGCGCTTCATGAGCATCCTGTCCGCCATCTGCGTGGTGGTGGCCGCGGCGCTGGGGCCCGCGATGGGGTGGGACCTGACGCTCGCGCTGATGGGGCTGTCCACGGTCCTGTCGGGCTACTACGGCTGCATGTGGTGGGTGTTGCGCTCTGGCGCGTTCCACCCGGCCATCCCGTGGTTGAACGTCTTCATCGAAGTGAGCATCCCGGCGGTGGTGCTGGCGTTCGACCTGCACTTCAAGGGTCCCGTGTACGCGCTCACCGCGCCCACGCTGGTCATCTGGGGCACGCTGGTGACGCTGGCGGGCCTGCGCAGCAACCCGCGCCTGGGGCTGGCCGCGGGCGCGCTGGTGGCGGCGGAGTACCTGGCGCTCTACTTCGGCTTCGTGCGGCCGCTGTTGCCGGAGGAGCCGCTCGTCACGCTGGGGCCGCTGTTCATCTGCGTGCGCGCGTTCTTCTTCGTGGCCACGGGCGCGCTGACGGCGACGCTGGCGCGGCACTTCTTGGAGCGCACGCGCAGCGCGCTCGCGGCGCTGCGTGAGCAGGAGGTCATGGGCAAGTACGTGCTGCACGAGCGCGTGGGCGCGGGCGGCATGGCGGAGGTGTACCGGGCCACGTACTCGCCGGAGGGCGGCTTCGAGAAGCAGGTGGCCCTGAAGCGCATCCTGCCGTCGTACGCGGACGACGCGGCCTTCGTGACCATGTTCCGGCGCGAGGCGGAGCTGTGCTCGTCGCTCTACCACCCCAACATCGTCCAGGTGTTCGACCTGGGCCGCCACGGCGGCACCTACTTCCTGGCCATGGAGTACGTGGACGGGCTGCCCCTGAGCGCGCTGCTCAAGCCGCGGGACCGCCGGCCGCTGCCCCTGTCCGCCGCGACGTTCCTCGCCGCGGAGCTGGCGAGCGCGCTGGACTACCTGCACCGGCGCACCAGCGCGGACGGCGTGCCCCTGCGGCTGGTCCACCGCGACCTGAACCCGCCCAACATCCTGGTGTCGCGCATTGGCGAGGTGAAGCTGTCGGACTTCGGCATCGCGCGGGACGCGGCGCGCGCGAACCTCACGGTGGCCGGCAGCGTGCGCGGCAAGCTGGGCTACATGGCGCCGGAGCAGGCCATGGGCCATGACATCGACGGGCGCGCGGACCTCTTCGCCCTGGGGCTCACGCTGCACGAGGCCCTCACCGGCCGGCGCGCGCTGAGCGGACATTCAGAAGAGGTGCTGCTGCGCGCGGCGGTGGACCAGGAGGTCGTCCCGCCCTCGCAGCTCAACCCCGCGGTGCCGCTGGCGTTGGACCTCATCGTCATGCAGCTCTTGCAGAAGGACCCGGCGAAGCGCACGCCGAATGGTGCCACGCTGCGGCAGCAGTTGCTGGCGCTGGAGGGCCCCGCGGCCCCCTTCCCTCACGGCCAGGGGGAGCTGGGGCGGGTGGCGCGCGAGGCGAAGACGCTGGCGGAGCAGCTGAAGCAGGAGACCGTGGAGACGGCGGCCCAGGGGAAGCAGCCCCTGGCGCGCATGGCGTGA
- a CDS encoding serine/threonine-protein kinase — protein sequence MGTDDLLAHTVLSESGDAVTDGGGAPVMMSPAGQEAQEGAVLGNYQLEKLLGEGSMGRVFQARHVRLGRQVALKVLKPEHARDSSFVQRFFQEARTVNQINHEHIVEVFDFVDESPDGHVYCVMELLRGQSLAALLKEEGLTLERVQRMGVQVCAALGAAHQVGVVHRDIKPDNLFITQRSGQQDFVKVLDFGVAKLITTQTGVSLTGTLDGTIIGTPAYMAPEQAAGLPVDARADIYAVGNILYEMLSGHPPFQASAFGQLVVQIITQPPPALPSHLPSGERVPQELAQLVMRCLAKEPEARPQQLAEVTTALLLMPTAPDPEPRTEPLVEEAERPTLRMRVPGLLRSRRLQVSVGLAALALVSGITTWTGLHSMRASHAEQAAAAVASSPDAAARGTAVAGAADPVTLTVHSSPPGAKVVRVDTGEELGVTPLTKALSRQAVPPQLRVELAGYVPLERAVDLKQGAAAAELSVPLVKASAGPRRAPARAPGRKGGSRDAVIDPFASQ from the coding sequence ATGGGCACCGACGACCTCCTCGCTCACACAGTCCTGTCCGAATCGGGTGACGCCGTGACCGACGGTGGCGGGGCGCCAGTCATGATGTCTCCGGCCGGACAGGAGGCGCAGGAAGGCGCGGTGCTGGGCAACTACCAGCTGGAGAAGCTCCTGGGCGAAGGGTCCATGGGCCGCGTCTTCCAGGCGCGGCACGTGCGGCTGGGGCGCCAGGTGGCGCTCAAGGTGCTCAAGCCGGAGCACGCGCGGGACAGCTCGTTCGTGCAGCGCTTCTTCCAGGAGGCGCGCACCGTCAATCAGATCAACCACGAGCACATCGTGGAGGTCTTCGACTTCGTGGACGAGTCGCCCGACGGGCACGTCTACTGCGTGATGGAGCTGTTGCGCGGGCAGAGCCTGGCGGCGCTCCTGAAGGAGGAGGGGCTGACGCTGGAGCGCGTGCAGCGCATGGGCGTGCAGGTGTGCGCGGCGCTGGGCGCGGCCCACCAGGTGGGCGTGGTGCACCGGGACATCAAGCCGGACAACCTCTTCATCACGCAGCGCTCCGGGCAGCAGGACTTCGTGAAGGTGTTGGACTTCGGCGTGGCGAAGCTCATCACCACGCAGACGGGCGTGAGCCTCACCGGCACGCTGGACGGGACCATCATCGGCACGCCGGCGTACATGGCGCCGGAGCAGGCCGCGGGGCTGCCGGTGGACGCGCGCGCGGACATCTACGCGGTGGGCAACATCCTCTACGAGATGCTCTCCGGCCACCCGCCGTTCCAGGCGTCGGCCTTCGGGCAGCTGGTGGTGCAGATCATCACCCAGCCGCCGCCGGCCCTGCCGTCGCATCTGCCCTCGGGCGAGCGCGTGCCGCAGGAGCTGGCGCAGCTGGTGATGCGCTGCCTGGCGAAGGAACCGGAAGCGCGGCCGCAGCAGCTGGCGGAGGTCACCACGGCGCTGCTCCTGATGCCCACCGCGCCGGACCCGGAGCCGCGTACGGAGCCGCTGGTGGAGGAGGCGGAGCGGCCCACCCTGCGCATGCGGGTGCCGGGTCTGCTGCGCTCCCGGCGGCTCCAGGTGTCCGTGGGGCTGGCGGCGCTCGCGCTGGTGTCCGGCATCACCACGTGGACGGGGCTGCACTCGATGCGCGCCTCCCATGCGGAGCAGGCCGCGGCGGCGGTGGCGTCCAGCCCGGATGCGGCCGCGCGAGGGACGGCGGTCGCGGGCGCGGCGGATCCGGTGACGCTCACGGTGCATTCGTCGCCGCCAGGCGCGAAGGTGGTGCGCGTGGACACCGGCGAGGAGCTGGGCGTCACGCCGCTGACGAAGGCGCTGAGCCGGCAGGCCGTGCCGCCACAGTTGCGTGTGGAACTCGCGGGCTACGTTCCGCTGGAGCGGGCGGTGGATTTGAAGCAGGGTGCCGCCGCCGCGGAGTTGTCCGTGCCGCTCGTGAAGGCGAGCGCGGGACCGCGTCGTGCCCCCGCGCGTGCGCCGGGCCGCAAGGGAGGAAGCAGGGATGCGGTCATTGATCCGTTCGCGTCGCAGTGA
- a CDS encoding thrombospondin type 3 repeat-containing protein, protein MSQMVAHGTGLVWSPRSNISLYGDTAMVTTYKRMGASISLGTDWIRSGSMNILRELRCADHLNTTRYAKTFTDEDLWRMVTANAADVVDFYERVGRIAPGKVADLAIFRVGANMASPFRAVIAAEPADVVLTMRGGKPLYGDQALVDGLKGTDACDALDVCGTAKAACVKSEIGKTLAEFQGSQDTRGLYPLFACGTPENEPTCEPSRNAVNTSFPVAAVNGSTVYSGVASAADADADGIEDAADNCPTIFNPVRPMDNGRQLDTDGDGVGDACDPCPLEAGTTACQAFRGEDDDHDGVPTWQDNCPFVANADQKDTDGDGKGDVCDGCPDDAATCSVTDPSDFDYDGITSATDNCPLVANPDQKDSDNDGVGDACDACPVANPAGAACATSVYDVKVTPRFGNQSLVGTKVAVDDVVVTAVDAKAERGYWVQVANYPAGKGAENSGLFIYSLKADVAVGDNIRVEGTLKDYFGLLEVIDGKVTKHSAANPMPAPVVVRTEDIRTNGPKAKALEGALVEVHNVFNTRLENTNREFIVDENKAGNPASSGLMVDDQAFAYAPQVLGTEYTTLRGVLTFNFNDHKLVPRSAADMVIPLPPLPALTGFTSGGFARVGGAQAIPQPLTVTMANAYPVDVTVAISSSDAAALTAAGGQVVIPAGQTSATVALEAKAQAASVTLTATLGTSSQTAALRVLGETEAANATGLTPETVGVAPGGTARFTVTFDRPVPAGTSLDVSVAPSGFGTFTAQAVTADALTATFDLLVDEASTGSGTVTLGTLSATVNVITDVPRLVSLTPSTATVNAGAAQVFTVTLESAPTAPVQVLLALTSPATPFGALSATSVTVDAGETTATVTFTAAAEGEGTGAVSASLNGITRSAALTVLPPPAKLASVTPGTASVTVGTTQTFTVTLDRKAPAGGAAVDVAFTPSELGSLSASTVTVPEGQTTATVVFTATEATGDGQLTASYQGVTKQAAVTVAAVQGHVVISEIAGQGLTVNADDYIELYNPTNAAVNITGWKLLYRTASTTSTTTNFTVLATLPAATIKAHGYYLVAATSYSTSAVPADYTWGNTDISGSTGNVRLGMADVTVDPTSLTGVVDTVGFGNGRTVVEGAAAPAPAGKGGSIERKARATSTAATMGAGGEDELAGNGQDSDNNAADFVPRVARDPQNSSSPIETP, encoded by the coding sequence ATTTCGCAGATGGTGGCGCACGGCACGGGCCTGGTCTGGTCGCCGCGCTCCAACATCTCGCTGTACGGCGACACGGCGATGGTGACGACCTACAAGCGGATGGGCGCGTCCATCTCCCTGGGCACGGACTGGATCCGCTCCGGCTCCATGAACATCCTGCGCGAGCTGCGCTGCGCGGATCACCTCAACACCACGCGCTACGCCAAGACCTTCACGGACGAGGACCTGTGGCGCATGGTGACGGCCAACGCCGCGGACGTGGTGGACTTCTATGAGCGCGTGGGCCGCATCGCCCCGGGCAAGGTGGCGGACCTGGCCATCTTCCGGGTGGGCGCGAACATGGCCTCTCCGTTCCGCGCGGTCATCGCCGCGGAGCCGGCGGACGTGGTGCTGACGATGCGCGGCGGCAAGCCGCTCTACGGCGACCAGGCGCTGGTGGACGGCCTCAAGGGCACGGACGCCTGCGACGCGCTGGACGTGTGCGGCACCGCGAAGGCCGCGTGCGTGAAGTCGGAGATTGGCAAGACGCTGGCGGAGTTCCAGGGCTCCCAGGACACCCGGGGCCTGTACCCGCTGTTCGCGTGCGGCACCCCGGAGAACGAGCCCACCTGCGAGCCCTCGCGCAACGCGGTGAACACCAGCTTCCCGGTGGCCGCCGTCAACGGCTCCACCGTCTACTCGGGCGTGGCGAGCGCGGCGGACGCGGACGCGGACGGCATCGAGGACGCCGCCGACAACTGCCCCACCATCTTCAACCCCGTGCGCCCCATGGACAACGGGCGGCAGCTGGACACGGACGGCGACGGCGTGGGTGACGCGTGCGACCCGTGCCCCCTGGAGGCCGGCACCACCGCGTGCCAGGCCTTCCGCGGCGAGGACGACGACCACGACGGCGTGCCCACCTGGCAGGACAACTGCCCCTTCGTGGCCAACGCGGACCAGAAGGACACGGACGGCGACGGCAAGGGCGACGTGTGCGACGGCTGCCCGGATGACGCGGCCACGTGCTCGGTCACGGACCCGTCCGACTTCGACTACGACGGCATCACCAGCGCCACCGACAACTGCCCGCTCGTGGCCAACCCGGACCAGAAGGACTCCGACAACGACGGCGTGGGCGACGCGTGCGACGCGTGCCCGGTGGCCAACCCCGCCGGCGCCGCGTGCGCCACCTCCGTCTACGACGTGAAGGTGACGCCGCGCTTCGGCAACCAGTCGCTGGTGGGCACCAAGGTGGCGGTGGACGACGTGGTCGTGACCGCCGTGGATGCGAAGGCGGAGCGCGGCTACTGGGTGCAGGTGGCGAACTACCCGGCGGGCAAGGGCGCGGAGAACTCCGGCCTCTTCATCTACAGCCTCAAGGCCGACGTCGCGGTGGGCGACAACATCCGCGTGGAGGGCACGCTGAAGGACTACTTCGGCCTGCTGGAGGTGATTGACGGCAAGGTGACGAAGCACAGCGCGGCCAACCCGATGCCGGCCCCGGTGGTGGTGCGCACGGAGGACATCCGCACCAACGGCCCGAAGGCGAAGGCGCTGGAGGGCGCGCTGGTGGAGGTCCACAACGTCTTCAACACCCGCCTGGAGAACACCAACCGCGAGTTCATCGTGGACGAGAACAAGGCCGGCAACCCGGCGTCCTCGGGCCTGATGGTGGACGACCAGGCCTTCGCCTATGCCCCGCAGGTGCTGGGCACGGAGTACACCACGCTGCGCGGCGTGCTCACGTTCAACTTCAACGACCACAAGCTGGTGCCCCGGAGCGCGGCGGACATGGTCATCCCGCTGCCGCCCCTGCCGGCGCTGACGGGCTTCACGTCCGGCGGCTTCGCGCGCGTGGGCGGCGCCCAGGCGATTCCGCAGCCCCTCACCGTGACGATGGCGAACGCCTACCCGGTGGACGTCACCGTGGCCATCAGCTCCAGCGACGCGGCGGCCCTGACCGCGGCGGGCGGGCAGGTGGTGATTCCCGCGGGCCAGACGAGCGCCACGGTGGCGCTGGAGGCGAAGGCTCAGGCGGCGTCGGTGACCCTCACCGCGACGCTGGGCACGTCCTCCCAGACGGCCGCGCTGCGCGTGCTGGGTGAGACCGAGGCGGCCAACGCCACGGGCCTCACCCCGGAGACGGTGGGCGTGGCGCCGGGCGGCACGGCGCGCTTCACCGTGACGTTCGACCGGCCGGTGCCGGCGGGCACCTCGCTGGACGTGAGCGTGGCTCCCTCGGGCTTCGGCACCTTCACGGCCCAGGCCGTGACGGCGGACGCGCTGACGGCCACCTTCGACCTGCTCGTGGACGAGGCCAGCACCGGCTCCGGCACGGTGACGCTGGGCACGCTGAGCGCCACGGTGAACGTCATCACGGACGTGCCGCGGCTCGTGTCGCTCACCCCGTCCACCGCCACGGTGAACGCGGGCGCGGCCCAGGTGTTCACGGTGACGCTGGAGTCCGCTCCGACGGCGCCCGTGCAGGTGCTGCTGGCGCTGACCTCTCCGGCCACGCCCTTCGGCGCGCTGTCCGCCACGTCGGTGACGGTGGACGCGGGCGAGACGACGGCGACGGTGACGTTCACCGCCGCGGCGGAAGGTGAGGGGACGGGCGCGGTGTCCGCCTCGCTCAACGGCATCACGCGGTCGGCGGCGCTGACCGTGCTGCCTCCTCCCGCGAAGCTCGCCAGCGTCACGCCGGGCACGGCGTCGGTGACGGTGGGCACGACGCAGACGTTCACCGTCACGCTGGACCGCAAGGCCCCGGCGGGCGGCGCGGCCGTGGACGTGGCGTTCACGCCCTCGGAGCTGGGCTCGCTGTCGGCCTCGACGGTGACGGTGCCGGAAGGCCAGACGACCGCCACGGTCGTCTTCACCGCCACGGAGGCCACGGGCGACGGCCAGCTCACCGCGTCCTACCAGGGCGTGACGAAGCAGGCGGCCGTGACGGTGGCCGCGGTGCAGGGCCACGTCGTCATCAGTGAGATCGCCGGCCAGGGTCTCACCGTGAACGCGGACGACTACATCGAGCTGTACAACCCGACGAACGCCGCCGTGAACATCACCGGCTGGAAGCTGCTCTACCGCACGGCGAGCACCACCAGCACCACGACGAACTTCACGGTGCTGGCCACGCTGCCCGCCGCGACCATCAAGGCCCACGGCTACTACCTGGTCGCCGCCACCAGCTACTCCACGTCGGCCGTCCCCGCGGACTACACGTGGGGCAACACGGACATCTCCGGCTCCACGGGCAACGTCCGCCTGGGCATGGCGGATGTGACGGTGGACCCCACGTCCCTCACGGGCGTGGTGGACACCGTGGGCTTCGGCAACGGCCGCACGGTCGTGGAGGGCGCCGCGGCCCCCGCGCCCGCGGGCAAGGGTGGCAGCATCGAGCGCAAGGCCCGGGCGACGTCCACCGCCGCGACCATGGGCGCGGGCGGCGAGGATGAGCTCGCGGGCAACGGCCAGGACTCCGACAACAACGCGGCGGACTTCGTGCCCCGCGTGGCGCGCGATCCGCAGAACTCCTCGAGCCCCATCGAGACGCCGTAG
- a CDS encoding tetratricopeptide repeat protein translates to MRSLIRSRRSEPRALSLALALALGTPFPAVAAEDATATAADDQAREKFSEGNLAYDLGEFDRALKAFSEAYRLKPLPAFLFNIAQCHRQLNNPSRAAFFYRRYLSLSQGEPANADVVRELIAEMDTKARVQEEQRRERERFARDRELQKAREQAALAEARANEARLAANPSAAPEKDGASQALAMQVPDASVKTEAEASKPWTRRWYVWAGAGAVALLAGGAVWVATAPNPRDTTLGTVGR, encoded by the coding sequence ATGCGGTCATTGATCCGTTCGCGTCGCAGTGAGCCCCGGGCCCTGAGCCTGGCGCTCGCGCTCGCGCTGGGGACGCCGTTCCCGGCGGTGGCGGCGGAGGATGCGACGGCCACCGCTGCGGACGACCAGGCGCGGGAGAAGTTCTCCGAGGGCAACCTGGCGTACGACCTGGGCGAGTTCGACCGGGCGCTCAAGGCCTTCAGCGAGGCGTACCGCCTCAAGCCGTTGCCCGCGTTCCTCTTCAACATCGCGCAGTGCCACCGGCAGCTGAACAACCCGTCGCGCGCGGCCTTCTTCTACCGGCGCTACCTGTCGCTGTCGCAGGGGGAGCCGGCCAACGCGGACGTGGTGCGCGAGCTCATCGCGGAGATGGACACGAAGGCGCGCGTCCAGGAGGAGCAGCGCCGGGAGCGCGAGCGCTTCGCCCGGGACCGCGAGCTGCAGAAGGCGCGCGAGCAGGCCGCGCTGGCGGAGGCGAGGGCCAACGAGGCGAGGCTCGCCGCGAACCCGTCCGCCGCGCCGGAGAAGGACGGGGCCTCCCAGGCCCTGGCCATGCAGGTGCCGGACGCGTCCGTGAAGACGGAGGCGGAAGCCTCCAAGCCGTGGACGCGCCGCTGGTACGTCTGGGCGGGAGCGGGCGCGGTGGCGCTGCTCGCGGGCGGCGCGGTGTGGGTCGCCACGGCGCCCAATCCTCGGGACACGACGCTCGGCACCGTGGGGCGGTAG
- a CDS encoding ATP-grasp domain-containing protein gives MDIAVITYAGLPQMNPLDAPLVPALQALGLDARPVIWDDPTVDWSRVRAAVVRNAWDSHLRREEFVAWADRVGGVTRLFNPADVLRWNTHKGYLKTLEAKGLPLTPTVWVPPGGTLDVAATARERGWDAVVLKPAVAAGGLKVFIVRREGWDDASAKVAELAKEGDVMVQPYLRAFETEGERSYIFFNGVFSHAVRRPPTLTTAPRGFAEPHGFTPDDAEEQRLAHEVMEASGGARLLYARVDVATDNEGRTRLQEVEVTEPCLFLPMDAGAAERMAKAVVARL, from the coding sequence TTGGACATCGCCGTCATCACCTACGCCGGACTGCCGCAGATGAACCCGCTGGACGCGCCGCTGGTGCCCGCGTTGCAGGCGCTGGGCCTGGACGCGCGGCCGGTCATCTGGGACGACCCCACCGTGGATTGGAGCCGCGTGCGCGCGGCGGTGGTGCGCAACGCCTGGGACAGCCACCTGCGCCGCGAGGAGTTCGTCGCCTGGGCGGACCGTGTGGGCGGCGTCACGCGGCTGTTCAACCCGGCGGACGTGCTCCGGTGGAACACGCACAAGGGCTACCTGAAGACGCTGGAGGCGAAGGGCCTGCCCCTGACGCCCACCGTCTGGGTGCCGCCCGGCGGGACGCTGGACGTGGCGGCGACGGCGCGCGAGCGCGGCTGGGACGCGGTGGTGCTCAAGCCCGCGGTGGCGGCGGGCGGGCTCAAGGTCTTCATCGTCCGGCGCGAGGGGTGGGACGACGCGAGCGCGAAGGTGGCGGAGCTGGCGAAGGAGGGGGACGTGATGGTGCAGCCCTACCTGCGCGCCTTCGAGACGGAGGGCGAGCGCTCATACATCTTCTTCAACGGCGTCTTCAGCCACGCGGTGCGCCGCCCGCCCACGCTGACCACCGCGCCCCGGGGCTTCGCGGAGCCGCACGGCTTCACGCCGGACGACGCGGAGGAGCAGCGGCTGGCGCACGAGGTGATGGAGGCGTCCGGGGGCGCTCGGCTGTTGTACGCGCGCGTGGACGTGGCCACGGACAACGAAGGGCGCACCCGGCTGCAGGAGGTGGAGGTGACGGAGCCGTGCCTCTTCCTGCCCATGGACGCGGGCGCGGCGGAGCGGATGGCGAAGGCGGTCGTTGCCCGGTTGTAG